The DNA region TCCTTCCCAACACTATTATCTGACTAATTAcacataataaaagaaaaacattgtccATCAAAAACAAACATAAGGCTTGTCAGCTTGTCATATTCACAGATGAAAAGGCCAAGAAAAAGTAGGAAATGTGGAATCAAGTCAGCAGATGATCCATGTGCCCCCACCCCACTTATTTCTGGATGATTTATTTGGGGGTAAATAAAGTCACAGGACTCATATGGTTAAAACTATGAGATAAATACTTACCTAAAGATTTTTTGTAAGAAATATCAGAGATGCGAATACATTTTACAACAATGAGTACATAAATATCTACATTATTACACTATTTAAGTATATAGttaacattttcacattttcttgtaTACTTATACATTTCACTGTAAAATGTTGGGAAACTATCCATCTATATCAGGGTTTCTCAATCTCAATGCTATTAATATATTTCCTTGAATGCTTCCTTattgagggtggggtgggggtgctgtACTAAAGGATGTTTCTGCAACAACTTTGACCTCTATCCGCTAAACACCAGTAGCAACCCTCagttataaaaactaaaaaagtctccaaacattgctaaATGTCCCATTGGGCAGGAagtaggggtggggggtgggcaaAGTTATCCCCAGTTATAGACCCCTGGTCTGTCTATATGCAGGGGTTATAGTTTGGTGTAATCTCCACCACATTGATTTGATGTGAATACTTTAGCTATTCATTAAAACTTTAATAATCTATTTCTAAAttgccattaaaaataaaaccagggctggggttgtggctcagcagcagaacaCTCGCCAATcacattcaaggccctgggttcaatcctcagcaccacaaaaaataaaataaaataaaggtattgtgtccaactataacaaaaaataaatattaaaaaaataaagccaaattgAAAGATTTCCAAATTAAAcaaagtttgtttgtttctttttctttctttcttttacctttcAATGCATTTCCCAACAGCTGATATGCCTCAGACTCATATTCTGAGATGGACACAGTAGTCTCTGACAAAAACATGGCACTGTTTTCCTTGGTGGATTCCTCGAAACCTCCCATATTTTGGAACATGTGCACAGAGAAAACTTCGGAATCTTCCATCAGACCTATGGGAGTGAAGGAACTTTGATCGATGAAGGTGGGTGACTTCTTCTCCCCCTGCGCTATTAGCAGGGCTGTCCCCATGTCTGTTTCCTCTTCAGGCAGCCCCGGAGACACTTCTGCAGCCTCTGTCAAGGGCTGACCCTCTTCCATCCCCTCCTGGCTCTCTGTCTGCAAGGGCTCCATTCTCACCTGAGTGTCTGTATTGTCTTCCAGCATTGGGGTCCGTATCTGGCTTACACTCTCCAGCTTGGTATCATCCCACTCATCACTTAAGATAGAGGCAGCTGGAACAGCTCTGCTGACACTTTCTGTGACTTCTGGGGCTCCCAGCAGGCTATCCGTTTCTGAACCAACACTCAGGGCATACTCAGAAGTCACCAGCAAGTGCTCGGTGGCAGTAGCCTGGGTATGATCAGCCATCTTCTGCAGGAGCTTCTCCCCATCCAGCAGAAGGCTTCCAGACTCAGCACCAGGAAAAGAAGTGGTTCTCTGATCCATGTCTGCTTCAGATTTCTCTGTCCTTGGATTGGTGGTTAGCATTTCTTTAGCATTCTTAAGGGATGAAGGTGAATCCCCAAGACTAACTCCATCCTGATTTTCAGTTACAAACAGTTGATGGTTCACATATTTCACAAAACCTGGTGTTGCTTCTGTGGTCCCTTCTGCAATGGGCTGAATGCTGGTACTGCTAAAGGGTTCCTCCTTCTTGCCAGTGTTCAGTGAAGCAGTCTCAGTGATAGGGACAGTTAACATGATCTTGGAAAGTCTGCTTTCAGGAGACATTTTCTCCGGCTGGCTGGAACCAAACACTTGGTCACCTGCTGGGACCACTGGTTCAGTGACAGTGGAAAGACCGGGGCTGTCAGGCTGCTGGAGTCCAGTTCCTGTGGGATTGGTTTCTTTGTTAAATAAGAGTATTTCATTTACTGGCACTGCTGATGGTCCTGTTGACACTACCATTTGATCTTCTTCAGAGAACACCAGTTGAGGAGTCTGTTTCGGAGTAATGGAGGTGTTTTCCAGGTCATCTGTGTTCATCCTCTCAGGCTGCCATTCTTCTGCACGAACATGTACCAACTCCCTTCTTTCCATTTTGGGGAAGGCCAGACATTGTGTGGCAAAGTTGAGAAAAAGAAGGCTACAGAAAGCCAGAAAAATGCTCAGTACAATTGGTCTGCtcatagtgaaagaaaaatgtgCCTTAAATTGGTAGAGTTGACAATTCCAGTAATTGAGTCCTgcagaaaaataaagcatatcAAACTgtcatgtaaatatattttgtaaataagtCCCTTTAACTTAAACCATAAGTAAAATAATGCTTAACTTCACACACAGAGAAGGTATGTAAGAGAGGGCTGTTCTATTTCTTTGTACCCTTGGGACATGGATAACCCAGTTCATTTTTCCCTGCTGAATTCTGTAGCTCATTTAACTTGAAGCTCCCTAGAAAAAAGTACACACAGTTCAAGTATGAAGTTCATTGTTTCTCAAACACCTACTTGAAATAAACTACCCTTGAAGTCACATTTGCAATATCTTATCTTAATTCTCTAATAATCATGTAGTCAAATGACTCAGAAACAGCAATATGTCCAGGATGTATAAAGTAGATGTTACACATTCATTCATAGAACTTTTTAAGTGTTGCCATTGTTGGATTGTTTGTGTCTCCCACCTCAAATTAATATGGTGAAATTTAATCATCTTTGAGAAGTCCTAAGATCATGAAGACAGCCCTGATGAATGGCCCCGGTGCCACTACAAAAGAGTCTCCAGTCACCCCCTCACCTCTTCCCCCATGTGAAAACACATGAAAAGGAACCTTCAATGGGCCAGTCCCTCTAGCTGGACATCAAACCTGCTGGtgctttgatcttgaacttcacAGCCTCCCAAACTATGAGAAATCAGTTTTGGgcttggggttttgttttgatgctgggaattgaatatAAGCTCCCCAgcttatggtattttgttatagcagtacaAATGGGCTAAGACAAGTATGTTTTAAAACCTGTAAAATATCATCATAAAAAGCTGGATATTAGTTGCTTTCAAgaatttaaagaaacatttagatgattttcaattaaaataccCTTAAAATGCTAAATCATTTCTTGTTCTCTGaaacaactataaaaattatggcaaaaacttcatatttcaaaatttgtaaggcagaaaaaaatacaataaataagcaatataaataaatgtatttttaggaaaaaaaatacattttaaaattagccatcTTACTGAATAACCATTAATGCAAGATTTACTGTATTCTTTCAAATAAACTATTCATATTCTTGCTACAATTAAAACTGTCTTCAAACTGCTAATTTCCCCCCAAAACCAAGGGTTCTCATTCTTGTCATCTATTTTTGCTGAGTAAGGCCCCTTCTCTTCCCATCATTGGAAAATTCTCAAATGTTGATCCCCCCAGcatgacaaaaaggaaaaaagaaaaaaaaaacaaaaaaaacctcgaAGATACTGCAGGTTTTCTAGAAAAGTAAACCTAAGAATTGAAATTCTGAAGTAAAAACCTTGTCTTTACAAAAGCTacactttcctttctttcatgtcTAATCATTAAACTCTCTAAGTTAAGCTCATGATGTGCACTTGTGAAAGACATTCACATTTTCATGGGCCTTTTCCCCTTTAGGATTTCAAAGCTTTCTCACGTTATCCCGTTtagtctgaaagatccttttaaGATGGAAAAAAGGTCAAGTGCTCAGGGCATGATCTAAACAGCAAAGACCAAAAGAAGgctgaatttttatatatatatgagaaaagagGAATCCATGAATTCAGAGCTGAGCTTCCGCAACCACCTGAATAGCCCTCTGGGAGCCCCAAGTCTTCTAGCACCAACAAGCTTTCTTGAGAGATCTTTAGCCAGAACCACCCAGCTACGTTACTCTCAAATTCCTGATGCACAGACATGGTATGAAAGGATGAAGAGTTGTTGCTTATGTCACTAAATTTGGGGATGGTTTGCCACACAGAAATCTTGAATCCAGTGTTTGGAGGAAATATGGGAAAAGAATGGTGTCATGAGTTGTCATGGCACCacatgaaataaaaggaaaagcttATCAAGGATCATGAAGTCAACAATAAAAGAACATTGAAGCCAGAGGTGACTAGGAGAAACAGAATCCAGAGGTGGTGAGAAGGATGCTGTTTCTCCAGATATAGAATAGGGGTTTGAaacaattttactttatatacagGTAGctaggatttttttggggggggggcggcatgggggattgaacccagaggattttttcttttaaccactgaatcacattcccagccctttgtatttttttttttattttgaaatagggtctcactaagttgcttaggatttctctaagttgctgaggttggcctcgaacttcaatctctgtgcctcagcctcccaaacggctgtgattacagacatgcaccccAATGCCCGGTGCTAGTatcattttaaaaggagaaaatatggaaaaaaataatggagaaagaaGGAATAGCATGTGCCAAGGCAAGTCAGTATATTTTAGATGAGCCAGAAGGCATCACAGTTCATAGTCAGGTAACAGATCTCTGTAGTGTTTGGCGCACTgcctttacttttcttctttaaaaggaaaacatttgagAGAGCTGTGAAGCATGTGtgttcacagcaaaggaaacccaCACCTTTAAATGTCTGTACAGACAAGTTGAACTATGAACTGTACGGTCCATTTCAATCTGGCacagtgacgcacacctgtaatcccagctacttgggaggctgaataggaagatggcaagttcaagaccagcctgggtgaTTTAGcaaaagcctcagcaacttagtgggtcctgcctcaaaataaaaaaaatacaaaggcctAGGGATACAAataagtggtaaagtgcccataGATTCaatcccattaccaaaaaaaaaaaaaaaaaaaaaaaactctctagTTAATTTTAGCTCTATTGAGACATCTTTTTGTTTCTGAACAAATACTTTGCTCATTCAATAAAATCTTGCTAAACATCCCAAAACATCACAGGTGTGGCCTAAAAGTTTGTTCAACATGATCCTGGGATTCTGTATAAAAACctgaaaagggggctggggttttggctcagtggaagagcgcttgcctagcatgtgtgagacactgggttcaattctcagcatggcatataaataaataaaataaagatccattgacagctaaataatattaaaaaaaaaaactgaaaaaaaccAGACCATCATGAAGTTTAGATGAACGTAGAATGGCATCAGAACAATGATTTCTGAATTTTAGCcttcttgttttaaaaacttgCCATATGTGATCCTGGACAAGTAACTTCAGCTTCTCCTCCAAAAACAACCAGGAGCTAAGcataaaaatctttgaaatctcCTCTACCTTCATGATTCTATTTTCATAGCTATATGacataaaatggaaatacaaatatTTCCCCGATTCTGCCATCCAGGAGGTAAGACAACCACATGACTGAGCAGGTGGTGCACATTTTATGTTTTGCAGTCATATGGGCTGAGAGAAGAATTTTATGAATAAATCAGATTGAGGAAAAAGGGAACAAAGAATAAGCTTTAATATAGCCCCAATTGCCTTTCCAGAAGAGAATTTTTCTTCAAGGTCTTATTGTCATCTACATCTTGAGTTTCAGGAGTTTTGTGTAAAGGGAATTCTGCCATGGCTCTAAAAGACTTTCCTTCTGTGATTAAGTGCCGGCCACCTGCTTTCTAAATCCAATTACAGCGGAAAAAGTGAGGGTGAACCACAAGCCTTTTCTAGCTATGTATTGAGGCCATATGCTGCTTCTCCCCACTATTCAAAGCATTGCCTGaactttaaaaggagaaaagacagcctgtAAGAACGGCAGAAAGAGACACATCTGCAACTCAGATAAATTGGCAGATGACCTTCAAGCTCCAGGTCTTTCTTCATCTTTCGAGGCCCAGTGCAAGTTCACCTAGCCACTCTCATGAGTTTGGAATCCCACAATAGAAACTGCATGACATTagaaaacaaataggaaaagaatgaCCATTGTCAATTCAGTGACAATAAACCTCAACCTAAATAACCATCTGcaaccatatttttcttttttgcagaatGCTTAAACCTTATGTGGCCAAGTGCCCAGCACAGAGGAAATGCTTAGTAAATATTGGCTGAACAAACAGATGAATGTCTAGAGCCCACTTCGCTGCGAGAGGTGGAAAGAGGGAAGATTTCATTGCTTATTTGAATTCTGTGTCTTAAATTAACTTAGTCATAAGAATATttaacaagcaaacaaaaagaacacttttctttcttttccttcatgcTGTGTCTTTGGATGCtgctttctcttccctctctctgtcaAGGCAAATTAATTCAGATAAATAAACTCAAACCAAGTTTCTGATAGTGGATATTAGCTTCAAATAGCTTTTAAAAGCATCCCCTTCAGAGCAAGTCAGTAGCACTGTGTCTGTCATTCACTATCAAGGTATCCTAATGGCTTGGCAGGCCTTGAACAATTTATTGCATTTTGCCACCAGTGGGCAGATAAGCTCTCTGTCAAGCATTATCTTTGACAATCTTAAACAGATACAGTCCAGAGTCTGTTTCTTTGTCAAGTCCAGGCatattcaagtttcaaagacaaaTGAAAGacgacattaaaaaaaaaatagttttagccTTGGActtattcagattttctaaatACTTGATCAGTGTTTTTCCAACTGAAATGGATAACGCTATATCAGTGTGCTACCAAACTGAAGACACAAAGGGGAAAACAGCATGTTGAACTATTCTCATAACTGATGACAAAGCTACTCTCTCCAAGGTAAACAGAGtttcatgtataatatataaGGCACATGAATACTGCCTTAAGGGTTCTCAGGATGCAGGAGGGCTGTACAGTAAACTGGTGACAATctacttttcctttcttatgaTAAAACAAATATTGTAAATAGCTTCTGTGGGGTGAGGAAAGATACCTaatctgattttcattgttaggAAAGATAGTAGGGATGAATGCAAGCTTTGCTACCTTCAAATATTAGAGGCCATCTTCTCCTTCTCCACGCAATTCAAAGCAATGCCTGAACTGtaaaagaactagaaaagacaGTCTGTAGGGACAGCAGTAGAAACACATCTACAACTCTGATATACTGACAGATGACCTTCAAGttccagctctttcttcttctttcagagACAGCATCGACTTGAATGCCACCTCCAACATAACCATCTTCTTCATCTGAACTTTGCTGTCAGCTTGAACTCCTCTTTTACATTTTCGATTCACAACTTCTGTGAGTCCTTCCCCCATAATGTCTCTTGGAATCATCCCCTTCCAGTCACCTCATTGGATTGTCATTAACTTAATTGCATCTTAATGGGTGACCGTGTCCacactctctcctctcttaccCATTTTATACAGTCCAGATGGTTTAttcttcagaataaaaatgacaatgaTCAATCAAAATGACTACCCTTTGACAGATGCCATGGGCCAAGTGTTAGACCTGACTATGGaaatcatttaatccttacaacaacctGATAAGGTAGGTACTACCATGATCCCCCATTTTTTTTAGATGATAAATCTGCAGGCACAGAGCATAATTCACTTAAGTGATAACGTCTGTTTTTGATCTTTTGGATTCCGTCAGACTTCAAGGTCCCTGCTTTTACCACCTCAATTCGTTGCCTTCCCAAAAACACATCATATAATATCCCCAAACTTACAATTCCCAAATACCatatctattaaataaatttcACACCACCAGTGCCAAGTACAAGTACCATCCCCAGCCAGGTACAGTCCCCTCTTAAATGCCACACTCAGTTCAGGCTCCTAAACTTTGCTAATACCACTACATTAGCCCCAACacccctttttcttctttacctCGAATATGCAAACCCTTGCCCCCAACAGAACTGCTGTCACAAAAATGCCCGGTGCATTCTCTTCCCACCTTCTCCCCACTTCTCTACCACAAATCATCAAGTCTTGTCACCTCAAATAAGACTGTGTTCCTTCCACATAAACATCTGTCTCTGAGCTTCCTCTGTTAGCCCTATAATTATTAGCAATGGTAGGTAGAGAGAGgtggtattcaataaatatttgctggcCTAGTGAATATAAATAATCATTAAAGGATGGGAAAACAAATGTTCAGAGTGTCTATGTTGTAAGGTAAGACTGTCAATAACATTTCATGGTCTAACCTTCTGTAACTGTTTTGTTCAACACATGATTGATT from Ictidomys tridecemlineatus isolate mIctTri1 chromosome 5, mIctTri1.hap1, whole genome shotgun sequence includes:
- the Armh4 gene encoding armadillo-like helical domain-containing protein 4 isoform X3 encodes the protein MSRPIVLSIFLAFCSLLFLNFATQCLAFPKMERRELVHVRAEEWQPERMNTDDLENTSITPKQTPQLVFSEEDQMVVSTGPSAVPVNEILLFNKETNPTGTGLQQPDSPGLSTVTEPVVPAGDQVFGSSQPEKMSPESRLSKIMLTVPITETASLNTGKKEEPFSSTSIQPIAEGTTEATPGFVKYVNHQLFVTENQDGVSLGDSPSSLKNAKEMLTTNPRTEKSEADMDQRTTSFPGAESGSLLLDGEKLLQKMADHTQATATEHLLVTSEYALSVGSETDSLLGAPEVTESVSRAVPAASILSDEWDDTKLESVSQIRTPMLEDNTDTQVRMEPLQTESQEGMEEGQPLTEAAEVSPGLPEEETDMGTALLIAQGEKKSPTFIDQSSFTPIGLMEDSEVFSVHMFQNMGGFEESTKENSAMFLSETTVSISEYESEAYQLLGNALKDIVTQEMTTATQEPEATLSLVTPEQVTRDSEETEEGKESPLLASDVPGVTQLSRQWEPLATTVSTTAIPWSPKVTPAAEDLTDTVTGPSEDLALVLGSLVTPPGITVEVPSISPTFPALEASSERTVPSVSGTNTAASYGLDQLESEEGEEDDDEEDEEDEEEEEEDEEEDEEDKDADSLDESFDGDSEVPSFTLPGITSQEPGLEQGNMDPLEGATYQVPDAIEWEQQNQGLGRICNQQVEKVALPPAQQ
- the Armh4 gene encoding armadillo-like helical domain-containing protein 4 isoform X2; this encodes MSRPIVLSIFLAFCSLLFLNFATQCLAFPKMERRELVHVRAEEWQPERMNTDDLENTSITPKQTPQLVFSEEDQMVVSTGPSAVPVNEILLFNKETNPTGTGLQQPDSPGLSTVTEPVVPAGDQVFGSSQPEKMSPESRLSKIMLTVPITETASLNTGKKEEPFSSTSIQPIAEGTTEATPGFVKYVNHQLFVTENQDGVSLGDSPSSLKNAKEMLTTNPRTEKSEADMDQRTTSFPGAESGSLLLDGEKLLQKMADHTQATATEHLLVTSEYALSVGSETDSLLGAPEVTESVSRAVPAASILSDEWDDTKLESVSQIRTPMLEDNTDTQVRMEPLQTESQEGMEEGQPLTEAAEVSPGLPEEETDMGTALLIAQGEKKSPTFIDQSSFTPIGLMEDSEVFSVHMFQNMGGFEESTKENSAMFLSETTVSISEYESEAYQLLGNALKDIVTQEMTTATQEPEATLSLVTPEQVTRDSEETEEGKESPLLASDVPGVTQLSRQWEPLATTVSTTAIPWSPKVTPAAEDLTDTVTGPSEDLALVLGSLVTPPGITVEVPSISPTFPALEASSERTVPSVSGTNTAASYGLDQLESEEGEEDDDEEDEEDEEEEEEDEEEDEEDKDADSLDESFDGDSEVPSFTLPGITSQEPGLEQGNMDPLEGATYQVPDAIEWEQQNQGLVRSWMEKLKDKQHLVSRWNSAPF
- the Armh4 gene encoding armadillo-like helical domain-containing protein 4 isoform X1 gives rise to the protein MSRPIVLSIFLAFCSLLFLNFATQCLAFPKMERRELVHVRAEEWQPERMNTDDLENTSITPKQTPQLVFSEEDQMVVSTGPSAVPVNEILLFNKETNPTGTGLQQPDSPGLSTVTEPVVPAGDQVFGSSQPEKMSPESRLSKIMLTVPITETASLNTGKKEEPFSSTSIQPIAEGTTEATPGFVKYVNHQLFVTENQDGVSLGDSPSSLKNAKEMLTTNPRTEKSEADMDQRTTSFPGAESGSLLLDGEKLLQKMADHTQATATEHLLVTSEYALSVGSETDSLLGAPEVTESVSRAVPAASILSDEWDDTKLESVSQIRTPMLEDNTDTQVRMEPLQTESQEGMEEGQPLTEAAEVSPGLPEEETDMGTALLIAQGEKKSPTFIDQSSFTPIGLMEDSEVFSVHMFQNMGGFEESTKENSAMFLSETTVSISEYESEAYQLLGNALKDIVTQEMTTATQEPEATLSLVTPEQVTRDSEETEEGKESPLLASDVPGVTQLSRQWEPLATTVSTTAIPWSPKVTPAAEDLTDTVTGPSEDLALVLGSLVTPPGITVEVPSISPTFPALEASSERTVPSVSGTNTAASYGLDQLESEEGEEDDDEEDEEDEEEEEEDEEEDEEDKDADSLDESFDGDSEVPSFTLPGITSQEPGLEQGNMDPLEGATYQVPDAIEWEQQNQGLVRSWMEKLKDKAGYMSGMLVPVGVGIAGALFILGALYSIKVMNRQRRNGFKRHKRKQREFNSMQDRVMLLADSSEDEF